One part of the Sarcophilus harrisii chromosome 5, mSarHar1.11, whole genome shotgun sequence genome encodes these proteins:
- the ATP6V1F gene encoding V-type proton ATPase subunit F produces MAVRGKLIAVIGDEDTVTGFLLGGIGELNKHRHPNFLVVEKDTTINEIEDTFRQFLNRDDIGIILINQYIAEMVRHALDAHTRSIPAVLEIPSKEHPYDAAKDSILRRARGMFTAEDLR; encoded by the exons ATGGCCGTCCGAGGGAAGCTGATCGCGGTGATCGGAGACGAGGACACTGTGACCGGCTTCCTGCTGGGTGGCATCGGGGAGCTCAACAAGCACCGCCACCCCAACTTTCTGGTGGTGGAGAAGGACACGACCATCAATGAAATCGAGGACACCTTCCG GCAATTTCTGAATCGGGATGACATCGGTATCATCCTAATCAATCAGTATATTGCTGAAATGGTGCGACATGCACTGGATGCCCACACACGCTCAATACCTGCTGTTTTGGAGATTCCTTCCAAGGAACATCCCTACGATGCAGCCAAGGACTCCATCCTACGTCGTGCCCGAGGCATGTTCACTGCTGAAGATCTTCGCTAA
- the ATP6V1FNB gene encoding protein ATP6V1FNB, translating into MARHLNMDTQRLNFWKEEHLKEMMLRCDWHRKYAAKVKAKQMARDATRKGFKLPTLGPKAPPSPPPPPKEPPKTPPPVVETPVESEMFPVPPEIRELLYQGISHDFQGRFNYLQKRRITKPEDRYLFPITTNFTYGWQLGTPVERKMVSCKMCRIETFFRKNGAFALLDPKDLAL; encoded by the exons ATGGCGCGGCACCTCAATATGGACACACAGCGACTAAACTTCTGGAAAGAAGAACACCTAAAGGAGATGATGTTGCGTTGTGATTGGCACCGAAAGTACGCGGCGAAGGTGAAAGCCAAGCAGATGGCGAGGGATGCCACAAGAAAGGGCTTCAAACTGCCTACCTTGGGCCCCAAGGCcccaccttctcctcctcctccaccaaaAGAGCCTCCCAAAACCCCTCCTCCCGTGGTGGAGACTCCGGTAGAGTCAGAAATGTTCCCAGTGCCACCTGAAATACGGGAACTCCTTTACCAGGGAATCTCTCATGATTTCCAGGGTCGCTTCAACTACTTGCAAAAACGCAGAATTACCAAGCCAGAAGATCGCTACCTCTTCCCCATCACTACCAACTTCACTTACGGCTGGCAGTTGG GCACCCCAGTGGAACGAAAGATGGTCTCCTGTAAGATGTGCCGAATAGAAACCTTCTTCCGCAAGAATGGGGCCTTTGCTCTACTGGACCCTAAGGACTTAGCCCTCTGA